One genomic region from Fervidobacterium gondwanense DSM 13020 encodes:
- the polA gene encoding DNA polymerase I yields the protein MAKVFLFDGTGLLYRAYFAIDQSLSTTTGLPTGALFGVARMLLKFLKENVSVGKDYCAFVIDVKGGSTYRKELYQQYKAHRPETPEPLLKQIDFAEELVQSFGVKVLKYPGYEADDVIATFVKIFERNKDFLNIEEINIVTSDKDMLQLIKDNTYVWRIEKGVTDIKKYTDKEVYEKYGIYPNQIADYLALVGDASDNIPGVPGIGEKTAARILQEFGSVENALNNLDKLPEKVRERIQSSLEDFELSRKLVELNSNVEINIELKNLVFEGYKPEVLLETLKKFEFSSIIKELQLSSSLTDKSQYNVVRNEKELEKLLSEIEKAKKISLDLETTSLDPHTGKIVGISIAIDEGIAYYIPLSHIGGPNIQYEKAKHFLEIVLNLKNFGGHNIKFDIKFLKKMGVEFPYPSFDTMLEAYLLNPNEKRFNLDDLALKLLGHKMISYEEVVQSSVPLFAGDFSYVPVEAAAKYSCEDADMSLRIHNKLYPLIYSYELTELYEKIELPMVKVLAELELNGVYFDIGYLNNLSNEMDKKLSNLSQKIFELAGEVFNLNSPKQVGYILFEKLNLPAVKSTSTGAYSTDVEVLENLAGDYEIAKLLLEYRKIQKLKSTYVDAIPSMVNKYTGRVHASFNQTGTATGRLSSSDPNLQNLPGRTDEGKEIRMAVRPQKEGWWLLGADYSQIELRVLAHISEDPELIRAFREDKDIHLESAKKIFNVSEEFVTDSMRRVGKMINFAIVYGVSPYGLAKRLGMDVKETRKVIEAYLETYKNVQEYIATTKEFARKNGYVKTLFGRRREIPQINSKDQNIRAEGERIAINTPIQGTAADIMKIAMINIYERMKKENLKSLMILQVHDELVFEVPEDEVEIMKEIVKFEMENAVKLRVPLTVDIYVDKYMI from the coding sequence GTGGCGAAGGTATTTCTATTTGACGGTACTGGATTGCTTTATAGGGCATACTTTGCAATTGATCAATCTTTGTCAACAACAACAGGGCTACCAACTGGTGCCCTCTTTGGTGTTGCAAGGATGCTTTTGAAATTTCTGAAGGAAAATGTTTCGGTAGGTAAGGATTACTGCGCTTTTGTTATTGATGTCAAAGGTGGAAGTACGTATAGAAAGGAACTCTATCAGCAGTACAAAGCGCATAGACCAGAAACACCTGAACCTTTATTAAAACAAATTGATTTTGCTGAAGAGTTAGTTCAAAGTTTTGGGGTAAAAGTTCTGAAATATCCAGGTTACGAAGCGGATGATGTAATAGCTACATTTGTAAAAATCTTCGAAAGAAACAAAGATTTTCTGAATATAGAAGAAATAAACATAGTTACTAGCGATAAAGACATGCTGCAACTTATTAAAGATAATACTTACGTATGGCGTATAGAAAAAGGCGTAACGGATATTAAGAAATACACAGATAAAGAAGTATACGAAAAATACGGTATTTATCCAAATCAGATAGCAGATTATCTCGCACTTGTTGGAGATGCCTCAGATAACATTCCGGGAGTTCCGGGAATAGGTGAAAAGACCGCTGCAAGGATTTTGCAAGAATTTGGTAGTGTTGAAAACGCTCTCAACAACCTCGATAAGCTTCCAGAGAAAGTAAGAGAACGCATACAAAGCAGTCTTGAAGATTTTGAACTGAGCAGAAAACTGGTTGAGCTGAATTCAAATGTAGAAATAAATATAGAACTAAAAAATCTTGTATTTGAGGGATATAAACCTGAGGTACTTTTGGAAACACTCAAAAAATTTGAGTTTTCCAGTATTATTAAAGAATTACAACTTTCATCGAGTTTGACGGACAAGTCTCAATACAATGTCGTGCGAAATGAAAAGGAACTTGAAAAACTACTTAGTGAAATTGAGAAAGCAAAAAAGATATCTTTAGATTTGGAAACCACATCTTTAGATCCACATACGGGAAAGATTGTTGGTATATCGATCGCTATCGATGAAGGCATCGCTTATTACATACCTTTGTCGCATATTGGTGGTCCGAATATCCAGTATGAGAAAGCCAAACACTTCCTTGAGATAGTTTTAAATTTAAAAAACTTTGGTGGGCATAATATAAAATTCGACATCAAATTCCTCAAGAAGATGGGCGTAGAGTTTCCTTACCCATCTTTTGACACGATGCTCGAAGCATACCTTCTAAATCCCAACGAGAAAAGATTCAATCTCGATGACCTCGCTCTCAAGCTTTTAGGGCACAAGATGATAAGCTACGAGGAAGTTGTCCAATCTTCCGTTCCACTCTTTGCAGGTGACTTTTCTTATGTCCCCGTTGAAGCAGCTGCAAAGTACTCTTGTGAAGATGCCGACATGTCATTGAGAATACACAACAAGCTTTACCCGCTTATCTATTCTTACGAATTAACAGAGTTGTACGAAAAGATAGAATTACCGATGGTAAAAGTTCTTGCGGAACTTGAATTGAACGGCGTTTACTTCGATATTGGTTATCTAAATAACTTGTCAAATGAAATGGATAAGAAGCTCTCCAACCTTTCTCAAAAGATATTTGAATTAGCTGGTGAGGTCTTCAATCTAAATTCACCTAAGCAGGTTGGATATATACTATTCGAGAAACTCAACCTACCTGCTGTAAAGTCAACAAGCACTGGTGCTTACTCAACAGATGTCGAAGTACTTGAGAACCTTGCAGGTGATTATGAAATAGCGAAGCTACTACTCGAGTATCGAAAAATCCAGAAACTCAAGAGTACATATGTTGATGCGATTCCATCCATGGTTAACAAGTACACTGGCAGGGTGCACGCATCATTCAATCAAACTGGTACGGCAACGGGACGGTTGAGTAGCTCGGATCCAAATCTCCAAAACCTGCCGGGAAGAACTGACGAAGGTAAGGAAATAAGGATGGCGGTAAGGCCACAAAAAGAAGGCTGGTGGCTCTTGGGGGCCGATTATTCCCAAATTGAATTGCGCGTGCTTGCACACATAAGCGAGGATCCGGAGTTGATAAGAGCGTTTAGAGAAGACAAAGATATCCACTTAGAAAGTGCGAAGAAGATTTTCAATGTTAGTGAGGAATTCGTTACAGACAGTATGAGGCGCGTTGGGAAGATGATCAACTTTGCCATAGTGTACGGCGTATCACCTTATGGCTTGGCAAAAAGGCTTGGAATGGATGTAAAAGAGACAAGAAAAGTAATAGAGGCATATCTCGAAACATATAAGAACGTACAGGAATATATAGCAACGACAAAAGAATTTGCGAGGAAGAACGGATATGTAAAAACTTTATTTGGAAGACGCCGGGAGATACCACAGATCAATTCAAAGGATCAAAATATCCGGGCAGAAGGTGAAAGAATCGCGATAAACACACCGATACAAGGAACAGCAGCAGATATAATGAAGATAGCGATGATTAATATATACGAAAGAATGAAAAAAGAAAATTTGAAGAGCTTGATGATATTACAAGTACACGACGAACTTGTTTTTGAAGTTCCTGAAGACGAGGTTGAGATAATGAAAGAAATTGTGAAATTTGAGATGGAAAACGCTGTTAAGCTCAGAGTGCCTCTAACCGTGGACATTTACGTAGATAAATACATGATTTAG
- a CDS encoding DegV family protein, producing MPKKVKILVDSTSDFPKEMLKEWDVDIVPLYVNWPDGSTEKDDTREFENLKKFYEKLKNAQELPKSSQPSIEDWRMKYEELKSQGYEGILVITISSAMSGTFNSATLAAHEVDIPVKVVDSKMASTAISPMARYARELLNLEAELDDVAQELEKKIKAKGFGAFFYVQDFNFLVKGGRVSKFAGFVGSLLKIRVGIYINEEGNMVPFTKARGFKAIVDELLKKAESEGFTPGSTVDLYMVSCDNMEELKEIEQILKGVYKVKNVYYTPTGKVISMHVGPGQAGFGIEKY from the coding sequence ATGCCTAAGAAAGTAAAGATATTGGTTGACAGTACGTCAGATTTTCCAAAAGAGATGCTCAAGGAATGGGATGTCGACATTGTACCTCTCTACGTAAACTGGCCAGATGGCTCAACGGAAAAAGATGATACGAGAGAATTCGAAAATCTGAAGAAATTTTACGAAAAACTCAAAAATGCTCAGGAATTGCCGAAGAGTTCGCAACCCAGTATCGAGGACTGGAGAATGAAATATGAGGAACTAAAGTCGCAGGGTTACGAGGGGATATTAGTAATAACAATTTCAAGTGCAATGTCAGGAACATTTAATTCTGCTACCCTTGCGGCGCATGAAGTTGATATTCCCGTCAAGGTTGTCGACTCCAAAATGGCATCTACTGCAATCTCCCCAATGGCTCGCTATGCCAGAGAGCTTCTTAATTTGGAAGCGGAACTCGATGATGTCGCACAAGAACTTGAAAAGAAGATAAAAGCTAAAGGTTTCGGTGCGTTCTTCTACGTTCAAGATTTTAACTTCTTGGTAAAAGGCGGAAGAGTAAGCAAATTTGCAGGATTTGTTGGTTCACTGCTCAAAATCAGAGTTGGGATATATATAAACGAAGAAGGAAATATGGTTCCATTCACTAAGGCCAGAGGTTTCAAAGCTATCGTGGATGAGCTACTTAAAAAAGCAGAATCAGAAGGTTTCACACCTGGCAGTACGGTCGATTTGTACATGGTTAGTTGCGACAACATGGAGGAACTGAAAGAGATAGAACAGATTCTAAAAGGTGTGTATAAAGTCAAGAATGTTTACTATACTCCGACCGGAAAAGTCATTTCAATGCACGTTGGACCAGGACAAGCAGGCTTTGGTATTGAGAAGTATTGA
- a CDS encoding MBL fold metallo-hydrolase, whose protein sequence is MATKEGIENITLYDDGVHKFIFLAWEEMEEEGIVQTNQYLIIDGNEAMLLDPGGAHVFPRVLANVSEIIEPSKIKYIFFTHQDPDVTSGITLWLSIAENAKIYISALWTRFLPHFGIYDQRRVVALPDKGDKLRLQSGTELEFIPAHYLHSTGNFTLYDPRAKILFSGDLGVAVFPKGQRYVFVDNFNEHVKLMELFHRRYITSSVALRKWLSIVERKDIEIVAPQHGAIFRGENVKKLFDWFRNLKCGIDIIDEIYGR, encoded by the coding sequence ATGGCAACGAAGGAAGGAATTGAAAACATAACGCTTTACGACGACGGCGTTCACAAGTTCATATTTCTGGCTTGGGAAGAAATGGAAGAGGAAGGTATAGTCCAGACGAACCAATATTTAATAATTGATGGCAACGAAGCGATGCTCTTAGATCCAGGTGGTGCCCATGTCTTTCCAAGAGTCCTTGCGAACGTATCGGAGATTATTGAGCCGAGCAAAATCAAGTACATCTTCTTTACCCATCAAGACCCGGACGTGACATCTGGAATAACACTATGGCTTTCGATAGCGGAAAACGCAAAGATTTATATATCAGCACTTTGGACAAGATTCTTACCTCACTTCGGGATCTATGACCAGCGTAGAGTTGTTGCTCTTCCAGACAAAGGTGACAAGCTTCGCCTCCAATCAGGTACGGAACTTGAATTCATACCAGCGCACTACTTACATTCAACAGGGAATTTTACATTGTATGACCCGAGAGCAAAGATTCTGTTCTCTGGTGATTTGGGTGTTGCAGTTTTCCCAAAAGGGCAGAGGTATGTATTTGTAGATAACTTCAATGAGCATGTAAAGCTTATGGAGTTGTTCCACAGAAGATATATTACTTCGAGCGTTGCCCTAAGAAAATGGCTCAGCATAGTAGAAAGAAAAGACATAGAAATAGTAGCACCTCAGCACGGTGCAATATTTAGAGGCGAAAATGTAAAGAAACTTTTTGATTGGTTTAGAAACTTAAAGTGCGGAATCGACATCATTGATGAGATATACGGTAGGTGA
- a CDS encoding methyl-accepting chemotaxis protein — translation MPNMNKDTVEKMSSAFFAENLMTSFMAQLDEALISRVKGVQENIKDLELVFRNMQKRLVELSGQFEEESKNIVNSIEYSQTVNKNITNELRKSGADITKINEIVMNSVKNTSSTLEMFSKVENMVSEITKIAKQTNLLALNASIEAARAGEFGRGFAVVASEVQKLAGESNRVAKDINELVKELSESVSEALESIKLVGDIFKAVQTSMEQLMGFMQQNSALLSHVSELLLQTKSELVQETGNFNSAVEVMNKASEKFETLSRVISSIVKAQTKLKDLQL, via the coding sequence ATGCCAAACATGAATAAAGATACTGTCGAAAAGATGTCTTCCGCATTTTTTGCTGAAAACCTCATGACATCATTTATGGCTCAATTAGATGAGGCACTAATATCTCGCGTAAAGGGTGTGCAGGAAAACATAAAAGATTTAGAGTTGGTTTTCAGAAATATGCAAAAAAGACTGGTAGAGCTTTCTGGACAATTTGAAGAAGAGAGTAAGAATATTGTTAACAGCATAGAATATTCCCAAACTGTCAATAAGAACATCACTAATGAGCTAAGAAAATCTGGTGCGGATATTACAAAGATAAACGAAATAGTTATGAACTCAGTAAAGAACACATCAAGTACCTTAGAAATGTTTTCAAAGGTTGAGAATATGGTTTCTGAAATCACAAAGATTGCAAAACAGACTAACTTACTGGCTCTGAATGCTTCCATTGAGGCAGCAAGAGCAGGTGAATTCGGTCGCGGATTTGCCGTTGTAGCTTCCGAAGTACAAAAATTGGCAGGCGAATCTAACAGGGTCGCTAAGGATATCAACGAACTTGTTAAAGAGCTTTCGGAGTCAGTCTCTGAAGCACTTGAAAGCATAAAGCTCGTTGGAGATATATTCAAAGCAGTACAGACCTCGATGGAACAATTGATGGGATTCATGCAGCAAAATTCTGCTTTGTTATCCCACGTTTCAGAATTACTATTACAAACAAAGAGCGAGCTTGTACAAGAAACTGGGAATTTCAATTCTGCAGTAGAAGTGATGAACAAAGCATCTGAAAAATTTGAAACTCTCTCAAGAGTCATATCTTCAATAGTCAAAGCTCAGACAAAACTCAAGGATTTGCAGCTGTGA
- the radA gene encoding DNA repair protein RadA, protein MAKGKTIYVCDKCGYESPKWFGKCPVCGEWNTAKEFQMKDVSLSSKSIRADSAGMFQAHPRFFDIKSAIELTNEKRIKTNIPALDQLLNGGFVHGQVLLLGGEPGVGKSTLALQICNSISSVNDEKHVYYISGEESVSQIGNRAKRLNIKNNNILITSETQIEDVLNNIDVDKTKLIIVDSIQTLSSADIDSPVGGVVQIKAVVEKVRIFSKKNGIPAILIAHVTKEGLIAGPKLVEHVVDTVVYFEGERTTDYRILRVQKNRYGPSGEIAVFQMTQEGLSSLSEDKLLTYSDTAGNVFTGVFEGSRPLNVQIQALVSRVKMASGRRISHGVDVRKVIIISAVLAKHLNLPLDFHDIYLNVSGGLNITDPGCELAIAGAILSSFLDSYIGNTFMVGEIGLDGSVRAAVNVTKRIDNAKNLRLDKIIIPENVKYTPKDSKMEVISIRNIKELFKVIAKSE, encoded by the coding sequence ATGGCGAAGGGGAAAACTATATACGTATGTGATAAGTGCGGTTACGAATCTCCAAAGTGGTTTGGTAAGTGTCCAGTATGCGGTGAATGGAATACCGCTAAAGAATTTCAGATGAAAGATGTTTCTCTTAGTTCAAAATCTATACGAGCAGATAGTGCGGGGATGTTTCAGGCTCATCCTCGCTTTTTTGATATAAAGAGTGCGATAGAATTAACTAATGAAAAAAGAATCAAGACAAACATACCCGCTTTGGATCAACTTCTAAACGGCGGTTTTGTACACGGGCAGGTTCTTTTATTGGGTGGAGAGCCTGGGGTTGGAAAGAGTACCTTGGCACTCCAGATTTGCAATTCAATATCCTCAGTCAATGATGAAAAGCACGTGTACTATATTTCAGGTGAAGAAAGTGTTTCGCAGATAGGAAACAGAGCTAAACGCTTGAATATAAAGAATAATAACATATTAATTACATCGGAAACACAAATAGAAGACGTGCTAAATAACATCGATGTGGACAAAACAAAACTCATAATTGTTGATTCCATCCAGACTTTGAGCAGTGCTGATATTGACTCACCAGTAGGTGGAGTTGTTCAGATTAAGGCCGTCGTTGAAAAAGTGAGGATTTTTAGCAAGAAGAACGGAATACCGGCAATTTTGATCGCACACGTGACTAAAGAAGGTTTGATCGCTGGTCCAAAACTTGTTGAGCATGTTGTGGATACTGTTGTTTACTTTGAAGGTGAGAGGACAACCGATTATAGGATACTCAGAGTTCAGAAAAACAGATACGGTCCAAGCGGCGAGATTGCAGTCTTCCAGATGACGCAAGAAGGTTTGAGTAGCCTTTCCGAAGACAAGCTTTTAACGTATTCAGACACCGCTGGAAACGTGTTTACAGGAGTTTTTGAAGGCAGTAGACCTTTGAATGTTCAGATTCAAGCGTTAGTTTCGAGAGTCAAAATGGCTTCAGGACGGAGAATTTCCCACGGTGTAGACGTGAGGAAAGTGATTATAATATCAGCCGTGCTTGCTAAGCACCTGAACTTGCCGCTTGACTTCCACGATATATATTTGAATGTCTCTGGTGGTTTAAATATTACAGATCCAGGTTGCGAATTGGCTATTGCAGGTGCGATTCTTTCCTCTTTCTTAGATTCATATATCGGAAATACATTCATGGTTGGAGAGATAGGACTCGATGGCAGTGTTAGAGCGGCAGTGAACGTTACAAAAAGGATAGATAATGCAAAAAATCTTAGGCTTGATAAGATTATAATTCCTGAGAACGTTAAATACACCCCAAAAGATTCGAAAATGGAAGTTATATCTATAAGGAACATCAAAGAACTCTTTAAAGTGATAGCGAAATCAGAATAA
- a CDS encoding DMT family transporter, producing the protein MKSGIGLLWMTIRIVLLGYERIAGNRISRGSPTFVAAWGFFFFSFLSLFPFFNYITKEILLLSLISGTIYSVSFSLYTYALGHEDASVIAPLYNLNAVFLVVLSAIFLGEQFSLKRLIGALLMIYGVSYLKKGDNIAISYKNIFKSKGAVAMILASSLMAVGRIIDRKITIDVSPIGYSVGIYLIISLYILLYGLVRKNKPVEYFNLVREKWLYLILGGICNAYSYVALLKAFNYFGVSVAEPLSMLSVFVTMFFAKVFLKEKIGVRVIAAVLLFFGSILIY; encoded by the coding sequence ATGAAGTCTGGGATCGGACTTCTTTGGATGACTATCAGAATTGTACTGCTCGGATACGAAAGGATAGCTGGGAACAGAATTTCGAGAGGTTCTCCAACTTTCGTTGCGGCGTGGGGTTTTTTCTTCTTTTCGTTTCTCTCATTGTTCCCGTTTTTCAACTACATTACCAAAGAAATCTTGTTGCTTTCTCTGATAAGTGGTACTATTTATTCTGTTTCATTTTCCCTATATACATATGCGTTAGGTCATGAAGATGCTTCAGTGATAGCACCGCTGTACAACCTCAACGCTGTTTTCTTAGTTGTTCTATCAGCTATCTTCCTTGGAGAACAATTTAGTTTGAAAAGACTTATAGGTGCACTGCTTATGATTTATGGTGTTAGTTATCTAAAAAAGGGAGATAATATAGCGATCTCTTACAAGAATATTTTCAAAAGCAAGGGTGCGGTTGCTATGATATTGGCATCGAGCTTGATGGCAGTTGGAAGGATAATCGACAGGAAGATAACGATAGATGTCTCACCGATAGGGTATTCTGTTGGGATATATTTGATTATAAGTCTCTACATACTACTTTACGGTCTCGTTAGAAAGAATAAACCAGTAGAGTATTTCAATCTCGTAAGAGAAAAATGGTTATACTTAATCCTCGGTGGAATATGTAATGCATATTCTTACGTTGCGCTTCTCAAAGCCTTCAACTACTTCGGCGTGAGTGTAGCTGAGCCACTTTCGATGTTGTCAGTCTTTGTCACGATGTTCTTTGCAAAGGTTTTCTTAAAAGAAAAGATAGGAGTCAGAGTCATAGCTGCGGTTCTGCTGTTTTTTGGAAGTATCTTAATATATTAA
- a CDS encoding carboxymuconolactone decarboxylase family protein, which produces MSESQFNTLEEFKKFRERMNKEILDRGTLNTKRFWNLDGAVYQNGALEPKVKELMGLVASMVLRCDDCITYHMIRCAELGATDEEFFETFDIALIVGGSIVIPHLRRAVNTLLEIRRLQSSGEGISI; this is translated from the coding sequence ATGTCAGAAAGTCAATTCAACACACTTGAAGAATTCAAAAAATTTAGAGAAAGAATGAATAAGGAAATACTCGACAGAGGTACGCTCAACACAAAGCGATTCTGGAATTTAGATGGTGCTGTGTATCAGAACGGAGCATTGGAACCAAAAGTAAAAGAACTCATGGGATTGGTCGCCTCAATGGTTCTGAGATGTGATGACTGCATCACTTACCATATGATTAGATGCGCAGAGCTTGGTGCGACAGATGAGGAATTCTTTGAAACATTCGATATAGCACTGATTGTAGGTGGCTCGATAGTTATTCCTCATCTCAGGCGTGCGGTAAACACATTACTAGAAATTCGGAGGTTGCAATCGAGTGGCGAAGGTATTTCTATTTGA
- a CDS encoding chromate transporter, which produces MNGDATHVSLLKIFSINAKIGGVTIGGGYAMVPVIRDEYVNKHKFISDDEFSALLVIAQSMPGPIAVNTSTLVGYKLRKIPGLLAAVAGAIFFPTLIIITIAVVLGKFYNVLQPFLKGMKVPLFAVIFVSVLKMWKTSIKSKEDIIVFAVALALLSIFNFSPFYLILLGILYGIVRTYIGRRVNGK; this is translated from the coding sequence TTGAACGGTGATGCTACACATGTTTCTCTGCTGAAAATCTTCTCGATAAATGCGAAAATTGGTGGTGTTACCATCGGTGGTGGTTACGCTATGGTTCCTGTGATCAGGGATGAATACGTCAACAAGCACAAATTCATTTCTGACGATGAGTTTTCAGCATTACTTGTCATAGCCCAATCGATGCCAGGACCAATTGCAGTAAACACTTCAACGCTGGTTGGTTATAAGCTTCGGAAAATTCCAGGACTGTTAGCAGCCGTTGCCGGTGCTATCTTCTTTCCAACACTTATAATAATAACGATCGCCGTTGTTCTTGGAAAGTTTTACAACGTTCTGCAACCGTTTTTGAAAGGTATGAAGGTACCACTCTTTGCTGTAATATTTGTAAGCGTCTTAAAGATGTGGAAGACGAGTATAAAGAGCAAGGAAGACATTATTGTCTTTGCTGTAGCTCTTGCATTATTAAGCATTTTCAATTTTAGTCCATTCTATCTGATACTCCTTGGAATCTTGTACGGTATTGTTAGAACCTATATTGGTAGGAGAGTGAATGGAAAATGA
- a CDS encoding chromate transporter, giving the protein MICIKLFTTFLQIGAVSFGGGYSILKTIIHYVVDTNKWLSVEEFNEIVAISQSTPGPIGINAATFVGYKMGGIFGSLVATLSVILVPVISTLTLYLFYRRHSQNTVVQFVISKLKPIVLAMIASAALSFLSSSFGSVTSFIITLLAIFILLYTKIDVVLLLLISGTFGYIFFR; this is encoded by the coding sequence ATGATTTGCATAAAACTCTTTACGACGTTCTTGCAAATAGGTGCAGTTAGTTTTGGTGGTGGATACAGTATACTGAAAACAATAATCCACTATGTCGTTGATACTAACAAATGGCTTTCTGTAGAAGAATTCAATGAGATTGTGGCTATTTCGCAATCGACGCCAGGACCAATTGGAATAAACGCTGCGACGTTTGTGGGATATAAAATGGGAGGAATTTTCGGTTCTTTAGTGGCTACGCTTTCTGTCATATTGGTTCCCGTTATCTCCACTTTGACACTTTATTTATTTTACAGAAGGCATTCTCAAAATACTGTAGTTCAGTTTGTTATATCCAAACTAAAACCCATAGTCTTGGCAATGATAGCATCCGCTGCTTTGAGTTTCTTGAGCTCCTCATTTGGTTCAGTAACATCTTTTATTATTACGCTTCTGGCAATTTTTATCTTACTTTATACAAAAATAGACGTTGTGCTCTTGTTACTCATCTCGGGAACGTTCGGATACATTTTCTTTCGATAA